One stretch of Cygnus olor isolate bCygOlo1 chromosome 1, bCygOlo1.pri.v2, whole genome shotgun sequence DNA includes these proteins:
- the SLC5A8 gene encoding sodium-coupled monocarboxylate transporter 1, producing the protein MGRFSVWDYVVFAAMLLVSAAIGIYYAFAGGGQKTSKDFLMGGRSMSALPVALSLTASFMSAVTVLGTPAEIYRYGAIFCIFAITYALVVLCSAEIFLPVFYRLGITSTYEYLELRFNKYLRLCGTVLFVIQTILYTGIVIYAPALALNQVTGFDLWGAVVATGVVCTFYCTLGGLKAVVWTDVFQVGIMVAGFSSVIIRAVVVQEGIGRIVNDSYHGGRLNFWDFNPNPLQRHTFWTIVIGGTFTWTGIYGVNQSQVQRYIACKSRFHAKMSLYINLVGLWAILVCATLCGLSLYSIYKDCDPWSAKQVSALDQLMPYLVLDIFKDFPGMPGLFVASAYSGTLSTVSSSINALAAVTVEDLIRPYFRSLSEKKLSWISMGMSLFYGGVCIAMAVLASLLGALLQAALSIFGMIGGPLLGLFALGILCSFANGIGAFVGLVTGFVVSLWVGIGSQIYPPLPERTLPLPLSTAGCNISISSNLTTSTANPLTTIFSTQAPERPVLADRWYSLSYLYFSTLGTLITIVVGMIISLLTGGLKQNTDRKFLLTKEDFLSNFSRSKSDTAEKVVVLSWKTSTNAAEGTDNPAFSHIEMDVASDKNKVNGLHI; encoded by the exons ATGGGGCGCTTCAGCGTGTGGGACTACGTGGTCTTCGCGGCCATGCTGCTGGTGTCGGCTGCCATCGGCATCTACTACGCGTTTGCGGGAGGGGGGCAGAAGACGTCCAAGGACTTTCTCATGGGGGGCCGCAGCATGAGCGCCCTCCCCGTCGCGCTGTCCCTCACCGCCAGCTTCATGTCGGCTGTCACGGTGCTGGGCACCCCCGCCGAGATCTACCGCTACGGGGCTATCTTCTGCATCTTTGCCATCACCTACGCGCTGGtggtgctgtgcagtgctgagATCTTCCTGCCCGTCTTCTACAGGCTGGGCATTACCAGCACCTACGAG tATTTAGAGCTTCGATTTAATAAATACCTGCGGCTCTGTGGAACGGTCCTCTTCGTTATACAAACG ATTTTATATACTGGCATTGTCATTTATGCTCCAGCGTTAGCACTAAATCAAG TCACGGGCTTCGATTTGTGGGGTGCCGTGGTGGCAACTGGCGTGGTCTGCACTTTCTACTGCACATTG GGAGGTCTGAAGGCAGTGGTGTGGACAGACGTTTTCCAGGTTGGAATTATGGTCGCTGGATTCTCGTCTGTGATTATACGAGCTGTGGTGGTACAGGAAGGAATTGGACGCATTGTAAATGATTCCTACCATGGAGGAAGACTGAACTTTTGGGA CTTTAATCCTAATCCTTTGCAAAGGCATACCTTCTGGACAATTGTTATAGGTGGGACCTTCACATGGACTGGCATTTATGGCGTCAACCAGTCCCAAGTACAGAGATACATTGCATGCAAAAGCAGGTTCCACGCAAAAAT GTCCCTCTACATCAACCTGGTGGGCCTCTGGGCTATCCTGGTCTGTGCAACGCTCTGCGGGCTGTCCCTGTACTCCATCTACAAGGACTGCGACCCCTGGTCGGCAAAGCAGGTGTCGGCACTCGACCAG CTAATGCCTTACCTAGTGCTGGATATTTTCAAGGATTTTCCAGGAATGCCAGGGCTTTTTGTAGCTAGTGCCTACAGTGGGACATTAAG TACAGTGTCCTCCAGCATCAAtgctctggctgctgtgacTGTTGAAGACCTCATTAGGCCATACTTCAGATCGCTCTCTGAAAAGAAGCTGTCATGGATTTCCATGGGGATGA GCCTTTTTTATGGTGGAGTCTGCATCGCTATGGCTGTGCTGGCATCTCTCCTGGGAGCCTTGCTGCAG GCAGCACTCAGCATTTTTGGCATGATCGGTGGCCCCCTTTTAGGACTTTTTGCCTTGGGAATCCTCTGCTCCTTTGCAAATGGAATT GGTGCATTTGTGGGTCTTGTCACTGGCTTCGTCGTTTCACTTTGGGTTGGAATTGGTTCTCAGATTTATCCTCCACTCCCAGAGAGGACTTTGCCACTGCCCCTCTCAACTGCAGGCTGTAATATATCCATTTCAAGCAATCTGACTACATCAACAGCAAATCCATTAACAACAATTTTCAGCACACAAGCTCCCGAAAG GCCTGTCCTGGCAGACCGCTGGTATTCCTTGTCCTATCTCTACTTCAGCACACTTGGGACACTTATCACAATAGTTGTGGGAATGATTATCAGCCTCCTAACAG GAGGACTGAAGCAGAACACAGACCGTAAATTCCTGCTGACCAAAGAAGATTTCCTTTCCAACTTCTCACGGTCTAAATCGGATACA